In the genome of Anabaena cylindrica PCC 7122, the window TTCCACTATTAAATCGGCAATAGCTGCTACTTATTAGCAAACCTATTAGACATCTCCAAAAAATTAAATGTAAGTTTCCTAGAACCCTTGTAGAGACGTTCTATGGAACTTCTCTACTTTTTGGAGATGTCTATTATTAACTCGGCCCAAAGATAGAAATAACTTTAAACTCAACTCTAAAAAAAATGAAACACTCTTTTGGAAAATTGTTAGTTGGTGCATCAATGGCGATTGGTTTGGGTGCTGTAGCAGCTACCCCAGCACAAGCTGGTACTCTCACTGGTGCTACTATTGGTGGAACAGCCGCAAGTGACTATTTAGTCTATGATGTTTCAGGTAACAATACAGTTCTTGTACCTAGCACCCCAGCAAATGCAGCAGCAGTCTTAACTGGTAACGCCGCCAGCCCTACTGGTAATATTGAATTACGTAAAAGCACTGAACAAGGAACTTTTACTGCAAATGATTTCACTAAAAATACCACTTTGTCAGGGCAAATTGGTGGTCAAGATATTACTCTCAGCAGCTTAACTTATGCAGACTGGTTTAGCACTGGCTCAGGAAATAGTACAGCCTATGGAGCAAATAATCTTGCTACTACTTGGTTTAATACATTCTTAACTCAAGCGAATAAAGCTAACTATGTTGGAACAGTTTTAGGTAACTTAGCCTATAGTGCATTTTTTAATATCAAAGGTTTTCAACGCTCTAGCGACCCTAATATCTCCTATGTTAACCAAGATGATGCGACTGGCTTGATTAAAATTGGGTTAGCAGGTCACTACAATTTAAAAGCTGCTTATTCTGCACCAGGTTCACCATTTGCTACATTTGCTAGTTTACTACCCGCTGGATTTCAAGCCAGTGAAGTTGTCAAGTACACCTATAATGGAGTCACTGACTATCTCTACAGCTTTAATGCTACTGCTTCAGGTTTAAATTCAAACGACAATACATCATCCCATAATGGTAATTACGAAGTCACCATTCAAGGTGATCCTCAAGCAGTTCCCGAACCTTCTGTAATGCTTGGTGTGTTTGGTGTTGCTGGTATTGTAGCTGCACAACGTAAACTAAAAAAAGTGTCTGCTTAAGAAGCAGATTTCAACATTATCAATCTAGAAATTAGGGGTTTAGCATTGCTAAACTCTATATGTTGCAAACAATTATTTTGCATTCCTTAATTGCGGCAGCCAAATTCTTATAAATATTTCTTAAAATAAAGAAGGGTATATCTGTCAAATTACCTAACTTTAACCGTGAATTTATCTGCTCAAACATTACCACTAGTTAAAAATCCTGAAAGACTAGAAAACCGTCTTGGGGAGATTCCTGCTGAACCGGGGGTTTACTTAATGCGAGATGGGAGTGATCGCATAATATATATAGGTAAATCTCGCAAATTGCGATCGCGTGTCCGTTCCTATTTCCGTGACTCCACTAACAAAACGGAACGCATCAACACAATGGTCAAGCTGGTGACAGAAATTGAATTTATCGTCACTGACACCGAAGTAGAAGCTTTAGCACTAGAAGCCAATTTAATCAAACAGCACCAGCCATATTTTAACGTCTTACTCAAAGATGATAAAAAATATCCTTATCTCTGCATTACTTGGTCAGAAGACTATCCGCGTATTTTTATTACCCGCAAACGCCAATTAGGAAAAGCCAAAGATAAATACTACGGACCTTATACAGATTCTGGTCTATTGCGAGAAATAGTCCACTTGTGTAAACGCATATTTCCCCTTAGACAAAGACCACAACCTTTATTTAAAGACCGTACCTGTTTAAATTATGATATTGGTCGCTGTCCTGGTGTTTGTCAAAAATTAGTTTCTCCCGAAGAATATCGCAAAATTGTTCAAAGGGTAGCAATGGTATTCCAAGGCAGGACTCAGGAACTAATTGATATTTTAACAGCGCAAATGCAAACTGCGGCTGAAGAATTGAATTTTGAAACAGCAGCGCGAGTTCGTGATCAAATTACTGGTCTAAAATCTCTAAATGCACAACAAAAAGTATCCTTACCTGATGATACTGTGTCACGAGATGCCATAGCCTTAGCCGCAGATGATCAACACGCTTGTATTCAATTATTCCAAATTCGTGCAGGTCAATTAGTCGGACGTTTGGGGTTTGTAGCAGATGCGCACGCTGAACCTGGGGCTATTTTACAACGAGTTTTAGAAGAACATTACCAAACTGCGGAAAGTGTAGAAATTCCAACAGAGATTTTGGTACAACATGAGTTATCCGACGGGGAATTTTTGACGGATATTTTAACTCAACGCAAAGGTAAAAAAGTGACAATTTTAGCTCCTTTGCGACAAACTAAGGCAGAATTAATCGAGATGGTGGAACGTAACGCCCAATTTGAGTTACAAAGAATGCAAAAATTGGGAAATAGTAATCTTCAAGCTACCCAAGATTTAGCTGCTATTCTCGATTTACCCGATTTACCCCAGCGCATTGAAGGTTATGATATTTCTCATATTCAAGGTTCTAATGCGGTAGCTTCTCAAGTTGTGTTTATTGATGGTTTACCAGCAAAACAATATTACCGTCATTACAAAATAAAAAATCCTAATGTTACTATCGGACACTCTGACGATTTTGCTAGTTTAGCAGAAGTTATTCAAAGACGATTTAGAAAATATACCGAAGATCCAAAATTATCACGCATAGATAATCCTGACTGGCCTGATTTAATTATGATTGATGGTGGTAAAGGTCAGTTGTCTTCCGTTGTAGCCATTTTACAAGAAATGGATTTACTTGCAGATTTACGGGTTGTGAGTTTAGCGAAAAAGCGTGAAGAAATCTTTTTACCTGACTCATCTCAACCTTTAAAAACAGACGCTGAACAACCGGGGGTACAGTTGCTGCGACGCTTGCGGGACGAAGCACACAGGTTTGCGGTGAGTTTTCATCGTCAACAAAGAAGTGATAAATTAAAGCGATCGCGTTTAGATGAAATTCCCGGTTTAGGACAACATAGGCAAAAGTTGCTTTTAGCTCATTTTCGTTCTGTTGATTATATCCGTCAAGCTACACCTACACAACTAGCTGAAGTTTCGGGAATTGGAACTCATTTAGCGCAGGAGATTTATAATTATTTTCATCCATCATGAGTAATTTAACTTTATTTTGGCATTAATCATCAATCATTAATCTAGCTAAAATTTCATTCCATCTCTCTTTGTGAATTTTTTGAAGTTCAGTATCTAATTCTATTAATTTAGAATAAATTTCAATAAAATCAGTAATAGACATGATTAACCTTAAATAATATTTGATTGTGGGTATAATTCCATTAACAATTACTTGACATCCATGTTCTGAAGCCATTTCTTTAATAACTTCATTAATTTGAGCAGCTTCTGATTTTTTAACATCTTTTGAAGTAAGGATATATAGCAATTCCCAATCTCATGAAATACACCCCACCCGCGCTATCGCGCACCCTCCCCTTACCAAGGGGAGGGTTGGGGAGAGGTAATTTTGTATCTAACTAGAGTGGGAAAGGATATAATATCTGCGAGGATTGTATTTCAGAATCTTCTCTTTAGCACGATAAAGAATTTGCAAAGTTATTTCTTGTCCATGTTTTATTTCTACTGCTTCAACAAGATGATTATTTTCATCAAAAATATCAATATCTCCAGCAGTCTTAGAAGTTCTGTCTGAAGCTGTATGACTGCCTAATTCTCCCAGTGTGCATGACTGATACCTAGAAATTTCTCTCACTAAAATTTGATAAATAGCATAGAAGGCAATAACAGGTAATTTTGAGCCACCCTTCGTTTTATAGTTATAATTAAAATGCTCTTCTAAAGCATTGACTAAACTTTTTATATCTAACTTTTCAGGATTGGTTAATTTAATAACTTCAACTAAGTTGGCATCCTTAGCTGATTGGATAAATTTTAGGAGTAATCTTAACACATTTTCTGATTGTTCAGGATGTGTTTGCACAAAATCAATAATGTTGATAAATGCTGTTTTCAGAGACTTAGGACTTATGTTTCCGTTATATAGCAATTCCCAATCTCATGAAATACACCCCACCCGCGCTGTCGCGCACCCTCCCCTTACCAAGGGGAGGGTTGGGGAGGGGTAATTTTGTATCTAACTAGAGTGGGAAAGGCTATATCTTCCAAAGAATATAATATTATTTCTAATGTTTTACCTTGATCATGATGCAATATATGCTTGACATTTTCTAAGATAACTACAGGAGGTTTTATATATTCAATGATTTCACATATATGAAAAAATAAAGTTCCTCTAGTATCATGAAAGCCTTTTTTTCTGCCACAAATACTAAAAGGTTGACAAGGAAAACCAGCCGTTAAAACATCGAAATCAGGTAAATTTTTAAAATCAATTTTTCTGAATATCATCTTCAGGCATTTCCCCAAAATTATTAAAATAGACTTTTTGGCAAGCTTCATTAATTTCACATGAATATACGCAGTCATATCCTGCTTTTTCAAAGCCTAATCTAAAACCTCCAATACCTGCGAAGAGATCAGCAAATTTGAGTTTAAATTTTTCCATAAAAAATTAGTTAAGTAGTATCTAATACAAATAGACTCAATATTATAGCAAAGTTTAAGACAACATCTTCAAAAATTGAAATCATGTGGTATATTTATCTACTAAGTTTCAGAAGCTACAATAATCTGCAACAGCGCTGTATTAATTCCATTTTGGTGAGATACTCACCGGATACCAAATCTTAATTAAATATAAAAATACAAATTTTGTGACTTAAACTACAGTTTTTCTCAGTCTGTAGCGGTTGAATACAAAGACAGACTATTTTGAAACAAGAGGGAAAACGCAACTGTCTCAAAGATTTATAGCTAGGGATCACCAATAACCTCAGAAGAAATCACAGCAAAGGTAAATTTCTATATCTAAAGTGTGAGGGCGATGAAGTATAAGGGTTAGGATAATGACTAATGAATATCAAAATTTTTTCTGTTAAAGTTTGTTAAGAAAAGTTAGCCAATTTTACGGCTGAAATATTTACTGACTAGAGTTACAGTTTTTCAAATTTTTCCAAAATTTTATTAAATCCAGGGGTTTTAAAATGCAAGTTTTACAAAAAATTCACTGCCCAAATTGCGGCAGTGCAGCTGAACGTCACTATATTGCTGAGAGTGAAATCACACGGACACAATGCCCAAGTTGTGATTACTTGATGATCACCTGCACTCGCACTGGTAAAGTAATTGAGGCTTATGCCCCAGGTATTTACGCCAAAAGGTAAGGGACTGGGGACTAGTTAAATAATTTGTAATTACGAATTACGAATTACGAATTACGAATTACGAATTACCTTTTGCTTGTTCTCAATTGTCCACAAGCTGCGTCAGCTTCTAAACCACGGGAGTAACGGACACTAACAGCGGTGTTTTGCTGCTGGAGAACGTTAACAAAGGCTTGAATACGATCGCGGTTTGGTCTTTTATAATCTACTTCCTCGATGGGGTTGTAAGGAATCAAATTCACATGACTTTGAAAACCTCGCAGACGTTTTGATAATTCCAAAGCGTGTTCTGGCAAGTCGTTTACCCCAGCGAGGAGGATATATTCAAAGGTGACTCTGCGTCCTGTTATTTCCACATATTCTCGACATTCATCGAGTAAGTCTTCTATGGGATAGGGTTTAGCACTGGGAATGAGTTGTTCCCGCAATGCTTGGTTAGGTGCGTGGAGACTGACAGCAAGGGTAATTTGAAACAGGTGTTCGGCTAGTTGACGAATGCGATCGCGGATGCCTACAGTAGAAACTGTGAGCGATCGCGCTCCTATCCCCACATCTTGATTAATGGATTTAATTGCAGAGATGACATTTTCCGTATTTAACAACGGTTCACCCATCCCCATAAACACCACATTACTCACCCGTTGCTGAAAATCTTCTTGTACAGTTAATACTTGATCAACAATTTCTGCACAGCTAAGATTGCGTTTATAGCCTCCTTTACCCGTAGCACAGAAATCACAAGCCATCGGACAACCAACTTGAGTAGAAACGCATACCGTTAACCGCTTATCACTGGGGATACCAACAGTTTCGACAATTTCCCCATCTGCCAGTTTCAACAGATATTTTACAGTGTCATCAGGGGCAACAGAACGGTAATGTAGACTTGAGCGGCCAATGGGAACATCCGCAACTTGCTCACGCCAACTTTTTGGAAACACAGAAATATCAGCGAGCGATCGCACTCCCTTATCATATATCCAATTATGCAATTGCTTACCCCGATAAGCAGGTTGTCCCTGCTGCTGAACCCAAGCAGTTAACTCCGCTACCGAAGCACCGAGGAGGGGGAGAACAAGTTCAGAATTTTCGGATGTGGGTAAACCTACTTGAGATACAAACGGTGTAGCAGACATAAAAAATTACTAATTGATGCAGGATCTCTATCTTACAACCTGTCAAAATAATTCGTGATTACAGCAGAAGTCAGGAGTCAGGAGTCAGGAGTCAGGAGTCAGGAGTCAGGAGTCAGGAGTCAGGAGGAAGAAGAATATTTTTCTCGTCTGTTCCCTGCTATATCAAACATTCTGTATCCTGAATCCTTAGATAGATAAAATTAGGACTTATGCAAAAACTGTTTCTTTCTCCTGACTCCTGAATTATTACTATTTTTTCCAAATTCAAATTAGATTCTTTTATTAACCAAAAGTTGTGCTATTCCAACCCCACATCGAACCTTTTGCATCTGCAAATTCTATGTAAATTCGATTTTTAGGAACACCCAGAAAAGAGTTAATTTGCTGGCAAAAGTCCTGACTCATCGCTGAAGTTTGTTCAGATTTCATTGTGCCAACACTCTTAATTTCAATATAGCAAACTGGGTCTGTAGTTCCGGCAAAAGTCATGGGTATTTCTGGCTCAAAAGAAGTCATTACATAGGATTCCGGTTTGCCTGTATGTTTCGCTAACTTAGCGGAAAGACCTTTGAGCATTGATTCAATTTCACTCTTTTCCGGGGCAGATACAGAAGTTTGAACTTTAATTAGTGGCATAATATTAACCGTTGTATGTGATGTTTGTATTAGCGTAGCGTTAATAAAAAACTGAGAACATTTTAATTTTATCTTTCATTCCCTATTCCCTATTCCCTATTCCCTATTGATGAGATGAACGAAACAAATGATTATGTTCAGGATGGTATAAACGAGAACGGCCTGTTACTGGTAATAGTGCGGGGCTAATTATATAAAGTGTCGTTCTGAGTAATTGTTGTTTGTGGGTACAAGTTGCCATTTCGTCAAGAGGAACAACCATAATTTTTTCATCAGGCCAACCAACGCGAAAGCAAATTGCTACTTGGGTTTGTGCTGGGTAATGTTCTAGTAGTTTGGTTTGAGCATCAGCGACATGACGCGCACTTAAATATAGGCAAAGACTAGCTTGATGTGATGCTAAAGTAGCTAATTCTTCTGTCGCGGGGACTTCTGTGCGTCCGCTGATGCGGGTGAGGATGATAGTTTGCACTAAACCAGGCACAGTTAATTCTACCTTCAATTTAGCCGCAGCAGCTTGGAAAGCACTGATCCCAGGGATGACCTCAAAAGGGATATTTGCCTCAGTTAAAAGCTGCATTTGCTCGTGGATAGCACTGTAAAGACTAGGATCACCGGAATGAAGACGAACCACAGATTTATGCGATCGCACCCCTTCAATCATAATCGGCAAAATCTCTTCTAAAGTCTTATTTGCCGTCCGAATAATCTGGGCATCTTGACGACAAATATCTAAAATTTGTTCTGGTATTAAAGAATCAGCAAATAAAATTACATCAGCAGCAGCCAGCAGTTTTTGGGCTTTCACCGTCAATAAATCAGGATCTCCAGGCCCTGCTCCCACAATATACACCGCTGATGCTAAGGGATGTTGCATCACACTAGCGGAACTCAAATTATTCGTATATTCACTCATACAAACTCACATAACAATTCAGCAGCAAAAAAATTTTTGGCATTTGCTCAGAGCCTTTCCGGATTAACTCCCTTTGCCTAGTAGAGAGAAATGGTAGATGCACCCTGGTTAAGCCCTAGAGAGAACTCTGGGGCATTTTTTATTTTTAGTCATTTAGACATCGGTCATTGGGTTATTAACCTCTCCATCATCCCAGTCCCTTCTCCACATCACCTTTGGAGGGGGAAACGACATCGGGTAAAGGACGTTTAAGAAAATAAAGCCAGGCTAAACCAGCCAAACCAAAAAACATTCCTGTTAAACTGACTATCTGCGCTATTCTCAGCGAACCTAGCATCAAGCTATCTGTGCGTAAGCCTTCAATCCATAAACGTCCTAAGCTGTAGGCTACCCAGTAAACTAGAAATAACGTCCCAACTTTTAGCCTTGGCTTGCTAGATAAAGCACGAAAAAATAAAGTTAGCAGCAGCGCAAATACCATTAAATCCCACAAAGATTCGTAGAGAAACGTGGGATGGAAGTATTCAAAATTAGCCAAACTATGGGGACGACGCTCAGGGGGAATATATAACTTCCAGGGTAAGTTTGTAGGGTCGCCAAAAGCTTCAGAATTGAAAAAATTTCCCCAACGTCCGATCGCTTGCCCTAAAATCAGCGAAGGCGCTACCAAATCAGTTAATTGCCAAAAAGATATCTTTTTAAGTTTGGCAAAGATTAACGCCGCTGTTACACCGCCGATAATCGCCCCGTGAATGGCAATACCTCCTTGCCAAATCGCAATTATCCGTTCTGGATGCTGGGAATATTCTGACCATTGAAATAAAACGTAATATAGCCTGGCTGCGGGAATAGCTCCAATTACCAGCCAAATTGACAAATCGCTGATTAACTCTGGGTCAACGTGACGACGTTTTGCCAAATACTGGGAAAGGCTAACGCCAATTAACACAGATGAAGCTATCAACAAACCATACCAGCGGATAACTATTGGCCCTAGTTTTAACAAAATCGGTCCTGGAGAAGTAAATTGAAACCCTAAGGGCAAAGCAAAAAAATCCAGTTCCATGCAAAATTACCTAAAAGAGTTGATTGACTACTGCTACGTTCCCGACCTTAAACATCATAAGCTGGGTGGAAATCAATTCAAAATAGGAAATAGGCAGAAGTTCAGGAGTATGGCTAACGCCACGCTATGCCTTCGGCACACTACGTGAACGCTATCAGGAGTTCAGGAGTTCAGGAGTTCAGGAGTTCAGAAGAAATTTCCCCCCTGCCCCCTTGCTCTCTGCTCCCTACTCCCTACTCCCTACTCCCTACTCCCCTGCCTCTTCTGTCGCTATAATTACCTAAAGCCGTTTGATATATATGAATGATTGCTATTTATCCTGGGAGCTTTGACCCTATTACTTTAGGACACCTTGACCTCATTCAGAGGGGTAGTCGGCTGTTTGATGGGGTGATAGTGGCTGTATTGCGAAATCCTAACAAAATGCCACTGTTTACAGTACAACAAAGAATAGACCAAATTCGTCTGACTACAAAACATTTACCTAATGTGGAAGTAGACAGCTTTGACGGTCTGACCGTTAACTATGCCCAAATGCGACAAGCACAAGTTTTGTTACGCGGCTTAAGAGCGGTTTCCGACTTTGAAATCGAGCTGCAAATGGCTCACACTAATAAAACACTTTCTACTCAAATTGAGACAGTTTTTCTGGCAACCTCAAATGAGTATAGTTTTTTAAGTAGTAGTGTGGTAAAAGAGATTGCAAAGTTTGGTGGCTCTGTCGATCATCTCGTTCCCCCACACATTGCCTTAGATATATACCAATGCTACAACCAAAACTCTCCCGCCCTGAATCTAATCACAACGGAAACAACCCTCCACCTCCAGAGCAGCAGCCTACTGGACCAACAGGTGTAGACATTCAGCTAGAACTCAACCGGCTGGAGGATATTGTTCTTTCTGGTCTACAAATTCCCTTAGTAAGACGCACCTTAGTAGATGAAGATAAGCTACTAGAACAGCTTGATTTTGTGCGCGTTTCTTTACCGTCGGTGTTTCAGGAAGCGGCAGAACTCCTCCAACAAAAGGAGGAAATCATGCTGGAAGCGGAAGAATATGGACAACAGGTTGTGGAATCAGCGCAAGCCAAAAGAGCGCAAATTTTGGCTGAGAGCGATATTATCAGACAGGCAGAACGGGAGGCTGAACAGTTGCGGCGAAAAGTGCAGCAAGAGTGTGATGCAATGATGCAAGATACTCTGGCAGAAATTGAGCAAAAACGACGTGCTTGTATGCAAGAATTGGAGGAAATGAGACAAAGTGCGATCGCACAAGCTCAAGAAATTGAAGATGGTGCTGATCAATATGCTGATAATGTCCTGGAAAATATCGAACAAGATCTTCAGGAAATGTTGCGAATTATTACTAATGGTCGTTTACAACTGCGAGGAGATATACCAAAGCAGCGTAATTCACCCAATTCTAAAAAAAGATGATCATTCGTAATTCATAATTGTGGCGAAGTTGAAAATTATATTGATGCCTTACCTTTTTTTGGTATTGCATCCAATTTTTATTACATACATGATGATTTATTATAAACGTTAAAATGTCTAAATCAGATACAGCAGTTTGTGTAGTTAGGAGGTACAACATCTAAATTCAAACCTATACACAAAGACAGTTTTACTCCTGACTCCTGACTCCTGACTCCTGACTCCTGACTCCTGACTCCTGACTCCTGACTCCTGAATTCTGCTGTCGCATCAATTAATAATTCACTTGATCAATATCGGTGTGGATAAAGTCATTACCTTTAAATAATAAAGGTTGATTTGTAGATTTTGCCAAAGCATAAGAAAAACAATCTCCCATATTCAGTTTTGCAGGATGACGACCCTTACCAAATTTCAAGAGTGCTGCACTTGCTAATTGTGCCTGTTCTACAGTAAAAGGTACAATAGTGATAGACAATGCTGCAATTAATAAATTTAAATTTTCTACACCCTGCTGACCATGTTTAGTACCCAAAACTATTGATGCTTCAACATAACCTGGAGAAGAAAGTAAACAATCTTCGCTTTCGTTAATAATTTGCATAAAAATCAGTTCTTCCGGTTCAGCATAAATAATTGCCATGATAGCAGAAGTATCAATAACCATTATTCTGGGATTCCAAACTCGTTATAACCAATAATTTCATCAGGAGTTCTACTATCAAGCATAGGTAAACTTCTAATTTGATGACAAATACTGCGAACAAGATTAATATCAATTTTGTTCTCTTTTCGATTTGGTAAGGAAATAGGATGAGCTTGATATAAAAGTTTTCCTGTTATTTCCATTCCGGCAAAATTGGAAGGCATTTTCAGATACAAAAAACCATTTTCATCTACACGAGCATCAAAATTAATTTGTTGCATTGTCTTATCTTCCAAATTGAATTACAGAATTTTGGTTTACTTTTACCTCTATATCAAATTGTAACATATTGTCAGAATCAGGATACCCAGGATTAAAGGATTTACCGGATTGTTATTTGATAGTTAATGGCTGTTGTTTATGTATTTGTTCTTATAGCTCACTTCATGAATATCTACTTAATATTCTGTCTGAATCAAGATAACTAGGATTAGAGGAACAGCACAACCAGATTCAGACATTGATATTTTAATTGTGTCAAAGGATGTTTTAACTATTTCCAAAAAAGTGAGAAATTAGTCAATTAATTTCTGGTTTATGCCTAAAATATAATGTTTTAGTCAGTTCTATTTTTCCTAATTTTGAACAATTAAAAAATCATGATAGTGTATTTTTCGTAATATTTATACAAAATGGTTTAGTAATATAAATCCTGAACAACAAAAACTGTTATAAAAAGCTGAAAGGAGTTTACAAGCCGCAGAAATTAATTAACAAAAGGATTTTCAATTTTCAGCCCAGTAACTCCTTTAAAATCACTGATATTTCTGGTTACTAAAAATGCGGCTTGATTTATTGCTGTAGCGGCGATAATTGCATCAGGAAGCTTAATTTTATATTGTCGTTTTAATTGGATTGTCTGATTTTCAATTTCTCGTAACAATGGAACTGAGTTAAACTGGGATAGTAAATCTTCAATAGACTGTTCTTCCTCTTTTGATAAACCTGCAAAACTCAGTAATTCAATGCGGATGATCGGTGAAATTAGAATTTCGTGTAAATTCAGAAATTCTTCTGTAAACCATGAATTAACTGTGATGTCATCGGCTAGATAGTAAATAAAAATATTGGTATCATAAAGATATCTCATTCTTCCCATTCCTGACGTAGAGTATCTAAATGAGCTAATATTGCTGCTTTTTTATGCTTTAAAATTCCTTTAGCTTGAATAATTTTTTCATAGTCCTTTTTCCAATTTAATAGCATTGACTGTGGTACATTTACTGTAATTGAATCTTCATCTTGAGATACAAGATAATGTCTTGGTATTTTGATTAATGGCATAGTTTTATGCTCCTAATTTCTCTCAATTCAGATTGTAACATAATGACGATATTACAGATTATAAAATTGTCAGAATCAGGATACCCAGGATTAAAGGATTCACAGGATGATTACTAGAAGTGAATGATATATTGATTATTACGGTCATTTCATAAAAATTAACCTTTCTCTATAACAATCATCAACAACTAACAAAAAATCATCCAATCACATTCTGTACATCCTCAAATCCTGGACATCCTGATTCAGACAACCACAACACAAAAAATCATCCAATCACATCCTGGACATCCTGATTCAGACAATAATATGCTATTTTTAATACAGCATACATCAAAACAACCATTAACCAATAGACATCAATATTTGTATTACGAGAGGACTTGTTATATCAAATATGAGTTTATCCACACCGCTTTATAAACAAATTTAGTTATGAAGAAGCTATCCATATTTCGATTTAAAAGTATTACCCATCGGTTGATATTTAGTTGTGTTGTGGCAGCGATTGCTATTTATGGGGTTTCCTATTGGCAAGCCCGCAAACTGTTACAAAAAAGTGTAGATGGTTGGTTAATTGATTTAGCTCAGTCTCGAATTGACACTGTTGCCAATGAGATGGAAGGGAAACTACAAGCCATTGAAAGAAGTATGCTGCTGTCGATTTATGGTATTGAAAAATCAGCACAAAATTCCAATGCTGTTAATCAAACTGAACTATTACCAATACTAACAACCCTAGTCGAAAAACAGCCTCAAATTCAGGCAGTTGCACTCATTAATGGCAGCAATATTTCTGAGACTGGATGGTACTATGACCGCCAGGGAAAATACACCAAACTTAATCTAGAAGCAAGCAAAATTTGGCTAAATCGCTGCCAAATCAAGGGCAATACCCCAGCTACCTTACCGTTTTGGACA includes:
- a CDS encoding type II toxin-antitoxin system VapC family toxin, with the protein product MRYLYDTNIFIYYLADDITVNSWFTEEFLNLHEILISPIIRIELLSFAGLSKEEEQSIEDLLSQFNSVPLLREIENQTIQLKRQYKIKLPDAIIAATAINQAAFLVTRNISDFKGVTGLKIENPFVN
- a CDS encoding type II toxin-antitoxin system VapC family toxin, whose translation is MVIDTSAIMAIIYAEPEELIFMQIINESEDCLLSSPGYVEASIVLGTKHGQQGVENLNLLIAALSITIVPFTVEQAQLASAALLKFGKGRHPAKLNMGDCFSYALAKSTNQPLLFKGNDFIHTDIDQVNY
- the coaD gene encoding pantetheine-phosphate adenylyltransferase; protein product: MIAIYPGSFDPITLGHLDLIQRGSRLFDGVIVAVLRNPNKMPLFTVQQRIDQIRLTTKHLPNVEVDSFDGLTVNYAQMRQAQVLLRGLRAVSDFEIELQMAHTNKTLSTQIETVFLATSNEYSFLSSSVVKEIAKFGGSVDHLVPPHIALDIYQCYNQNSPALNLITTETTLHLQSSSLLDQQV
- a CDS encoding nucleotidyltransferase domain-containing protein, with the protein product MRGTAQPDSDIDILIVSKDVLTISKKVRN